A window of Fragaria vesca subsp. vesca linkage group LG7, FraVesHawaii_1.0, whole genome shotgun sequence contains these coding sequences:
- the LOC101306481 gene encoding F-box/kelch-repeat protein At3g06240-like, with the protein MAAVAFLPEEIILQIVTRLPVKSVGRCRCVSTRWRSLFSDPHFAKSHFQLAPKHRALIFQHLMKLETLGLDLSDTTLIEKESLVLRNLNSPFPFHHKNVEFLGSCNGLVAVRVICPSNQEEECFLIWNPSTGFFKKFPCRRGFSNHEYKSGFGYVSKTDEYILVKNDAILSSKTETWKPMEILPPGADIWMSPGVFFRDALHWLARCRRSRRCRRSRRSRPQRVCHMYAFDLEKEEFSIMQLPSALQTLDIRTWNHGVTREGCLYVMVHKNVYRDGELDYYMVEYWVMRDYGNNDSWTRSFGVKIPSQPARKHWYLSLESISVSETSALVRNRCPLEPENSKLLSTSHYRNEEENSDIYVIETHAPHVVGYEESLCRLD; encoded by the coding sequence ATGGCGGCTGTTGCGTTCTTACCCGAAGAGATCATACTACAAATCGTGACTAGGCTACCGGTCAAATCGGTGGGGCGATGCAGATGTGTATCTACACGGTGGCGCTCTCTCTTCTCCGATCCCCATTTTGCGAAATCGCACTTCCAGTTAGCCCCCAAGCATCGAGCCCTAATATTTCAACACCTCATGAAACTCGAAACCCTAGGTCTTGATTTGAGTGATACAACCTTGATTGAGAAGGAATCTCTGGTTCTCCGAAATCTGAATTCCCCTTTCCCTTTCCATCACAAGAACGTCGAGTTTTTAGGCTCCTGCAATGGGCTGGTGGCTGTACGTGTCATTTGTCCATCCAATCAAGAAGAAGAATGCTTTCTTATATGGAACCCATCCACCGGGTTCTTCAAGAAATTTCCCTGCCGCCGGGGTTTTAGTAATCATGAGTACAAATCGGGGTTTGGGTATGTGTCCAAAACCGACGAATACATACTTGTGAAGAATGATGCGATCCTGTCGTCCAAGACTGAAACATGGAAGCCCATGGAAATATTGCCTCCCGGCGCCGACATCTGGATGTCACCTGGTGTGTTTTTCCGTGACGCACTGCATTGGCTAGCGCGTTGTCGGCGTAGTCGGCGTTGTCGGCGTAGTCGGCGTAGTCGACCACAACGGGTATGTCATATGTATGCTTTCGATTTAGAAAAGGAGGAGTTTTCGATAATGCAGCTGCCTAGTGCTCTTCAAACACTAGACATCAGAACGTGGAACCATGGTGTTACTCGTGAAGGGTGCTTGTATGTAATGGTCCACAAAAATGTGTACAGGGATGGTGAATTGGACTATTATATGGTTGAATATTGGGTCATGAGAGACTATGGCAACAATGATTCTTGGACTAGATCATTCGGCGTAAAGATTCCCAGTCAGCCTGCACGAAAGCATTGGTATCTGTCGCTTGAATCAATTTCGGTTTCAGAGACTAGTGCATTAGTGAGGAATAGATGTCCACTAGAACCAGAAAATTCTAAACTCCTGTCTACCAGTCATTATCGTAATGAAGAAGAGAACTCCGACATCTATGTGATTGAGACTCATGCACCGCATGTGGTTGGATATGAAGAGAGTCTATGTCGTCTTGATTAG